From Hartmannibacter diazotrophicus, a single genomic window includes:
- a CDS encoding CmpA/NrtA family ABC transporter substrate-binding protein has protein sequence MRIDDMSEGRAGEQATGVLPTAARMPTPRHVRAGFIPLVDAAVLIAARERGFAAKEGLELDLVKDVSWSNIRDRLAFRQFDVAHMLAPMPVASALSVGSNPYPIIAPIALGRGGNAITLSIALYRQMQELCGLDGTEPSMANAQALKKIVQHRKANGEPTLVFAMTYPFSSHNYEFRYWMAAAGIHPDQDVRMVVIPPPLAADALQAGAIDGFCVGAPWNMIAVEEGHGRIVATKADLWGASPEKVLGMRPEWAEENHDTVKRLIVALDGAARWCDALENREELASILAHSSYVGAPASILKRVLLGEFAVDPNGESRTVKDYFVFHRQAANFPWVSQALWIYSQMVRWGQIRFDERFVEATAKAFRPDLYREALAGSDTPIPAIDSKDEGTAEASVVPTIDGTPLQIGPDLFCDGRVFKPSAIEAYIDSFELSTTAKPASAGDQP, from the coding sequence ATGAGGATCGACGACATGAGCGAAGGGAGGGCAGGAGAGCAGGCAACTGGCGTCCTGCCGACAGCAGCGCGCATGCCGACGCCGCGTCACGTCCGGGCCGGGTTCATCCCCCTGGTCGATGCCGCCGTCCTGATTGCCGCCCGCGAACGGGGCTTTGCCGCCAAGGAGGGGCTGGAACTCGATCTCGTCAAGGATGTCTCCTGGTCCAACATCCGCGACCGGCTGGCCTTCCGGCAGTTCGACGTCGCCCATATGCTGGCGCCGATGCCGGTGGCCTCCGCCCTGTCGGTCGGCTCCAATCCCTATCCGATCATCGCGCCGATCGCGCTGGGGCGCGGTGGCAACGCCATCACGCTGTCGATCGCGCTCTATCGTCAGATGCAGGAGCTTTGCGGTCTCGACGGAACCGAGCCGTCGATGGCGAATGCCCAGGCACTGAAGAAGATCGTCCAGCATCGCAAGGCGAATGGCGAGCCGACGCTCGTCTTCGCGATGACCTATCCCTTCTCCTCGCACAACTATGAATTCCGTTACTGGATGGCGGCGGCCGGCATTCATCCGGACCAAGACGTACGGATGGTGGTCATTCCGCCGCCTCTGGCCGCGGACGCGCTGCAGGCCGGCGCCATCGACGGCTTCTGCGTCGGCGCCCCCTGGAACATGATCGCGGTTGAGGAAGGCCATGGCCGCATCGTTGCCACCAAGGCCGATCTCTGGGGCGCGAGCCCTGAGAAGGTGCTCGGCATGCGGCCCGAATGGGCCGAAGAGAACCACGATACGGTCAAGCGCCTGATCGTTGCGCTGGACGGTGCCGCGCGCTGGTGCGATGCGCTGGAAAACCGCGAGGAACTGGCCTCGATTCTGGCCCATTCCAGCTATGTCGGCGCACCGGCCTCCATTTTGAAGCGTGTTCTGCTCGGTGAATTCGCCGTCGATCCCAACGGCGAGAGCCGCACCGTGAAGGACTATTTCGTCTTTCACCGGCAGGCGGCCAATTTTCCGTGGGTCAGTCAAGCGCTCTGGATCTACAGCCAGATGGTGCGCTGGGGGCAGATCCGATTCGACGAGCGCTTCGTTGAGGCGACGGCGAAGGCGTTCAGGCCGGACCTCTACCGGGAGGCACTTGCCGGATCCGATACGCCCATCCCGGCCATCGACAGCAAGGACGAAGGAACGGCGGAGGCATCCGTGGTGCCGACGATCGACGGTACGCCGTTGCAGATCGGACCGGACCTCTTCTGCGACGGCCGCGTGTTCAAGCCCTCGGCGATCGAGGCCTATATCGACAGTTTCGAACTTTCGACGACCGCAAAGCCCGCTTCTGCCGGCGACCAGCCCTGA
- a CDS encoding adenylate/guanylate cyclase domain-containing protein, which translates to MARPQAWTDEDDEVLASIDLAAGKRAAIIRVIVALVFFVAMVVFTVCGLSTRHSVFAVAVLNFLFSLAVLRVVYAGQKARWVPWLIATADAVFLFGIGFLGPWFEHLPAGYRAALVPSWAIFLFLAMTALRAHGGIVFYQTVLFVVSFAVFLWWPNDDIPMPASASNFSHLFSTGANATRVLIVFLTGVILAAGAYSARRSTMNAIRTARERSTLQRFVPTELEHVVSTADLADFPHGRRQRVVALFADLRNFTTLSETLDPGQTANLLNSFRMRAERVISAHGGIIDKFVGDGILVVFGAGEPRSDDAERAVKAAIALVAEVESWNRKRVREGRQSVGIGIGAHIGEVFVGVLGGERRLEFTVIGDAVNVAERLEEMTRKVEMDLVLSGDLLDASGCLTDRSRTWRALDDLHLRGRAMPVPAYALERERSKAFEPVG; encoded by the coding sequence ATGGCTCGGCCCCAGGCATGGACGGATGAAGACGACGAGGTTCTAGCCTCAATCGACCTGGCGGCTGGAAAGCGGGCGGCGATCATCCGTGTCATCGTCGCCCTCGTCTTCTTTGTGGCGATGGTCGTCTTCACCGTTTGCGGTCTCTCCACACGTCATTCCGTTTTCGCTGTCGCGGTCCTCAACTTCCTGTTCAGCCTTGCGGTTCTGCGCGTCGTCTATGCGGGGCAGAAAGCCCGGTGGGTCCCTTGGCTCATCGCAACGGCCGACGCCGTTTTCCTCTTCGGCATCGGGTTCCTCGGGCCCTGGTTCGAGCATCTGCCTGCCGGATACAGGGCGGCTCTTGTTCCGTCCTGGGCGATCTTCCTGTTTCTGGCGATGACGGCCCTGCGGGCCCACGGCGGTATCGTCTTCTACCAGACCGTCCTTTTCGTCGTCAGCTTTGCCGTCTTCCTGTGGTGGCCGAACGACGACATTCCGATGCCGGCGTCGGCCTCAAATTTCAGTCATCTCTTCTCGACCGGAGCGAATGCGACGCGCGTGCTGATCGTCTTCCTGACCGGCGTTATCCTTGCCGCGGGCGCCTACAGCGCGCGGCGCTCCACGATGAATGCGATCCGCACCGCCCGGGAACGCAGCACCCTGCAGCGCTTCGTCCCGACAGAACTGGAGCATGTCGTCAGCACGGCCGATCTGGCCGACTTTCCGCATGGACGGCGCCAGCGCGTCGTCGCGCTTTTCGCGGATCTCAGGAACTTCACGACGCTTTCGGAAACTCTCGATCCCGGCCAGACGGCCAATCTGCTCAATTCGTTCCGCATGCGTGCGGAACGGGTCATTTCGGCCCACGGCGGCATCATCGACAAGTTTGTCGGCGACGGCATTCTGGTCGTCTTTGGGGCTGGCGAGCCGCGTTCCGACGACGCGGAGCGGGCCGTCAAGGCGGCCATCGCGCTGGTGGCCGAGGTGGAGTCCTGGAACAGGAAGCGCGTCCGCGAAGGGCGCCAATCCGTCGGCATCGGGATCGGCGCCCACATTGGCGAGGTCTTCGTGGGCGTCCTCGGCGGCGAGCGACGACTGGAATTCACGGTCATCGGCGATGCCGTCAACGTCGCGGAGCGGCTTGAGGAAATGACGCGGAAGGTGGAGATGGATCTCGTGCTCTCCGGCGACCTGCTGGACGCCTCGGGATGCCTGACGGATCGCTCCAGGACGTGGCGCGCGCTTGACGACTTGCACCTGCGCGGCCGGGCCATGCCCGTGCCGGCCTATGCCCTGGAACGGGAGAGGTCGAAGGCTTTCGAGCCTGTCGGCTGA
- a CDS encoding LysR family transcriptional regulator, translating to MDRLEAMSMLLTVVEKGSLSAAGRSLGVPVPTLSRKISDLESFLGTRLLIRSTRKLTLTDAGLAYVAASRRILEQVQDAEREAAGEYVAPKGELVLTAPVLFGRLHVLPIVTDFLTQFPQINVRLLFSDRNAHLIEDHIDMAVRIGRLPDSSMVATNVGRMRLVICASPDLLAAHGTPRSPEDLRHLPFVAFEGPLSSTVWQLRAPGSKTPVDVPVQPRLLVTTAEAAAEAAIRAIGVTRLLHYQVADAVADGKLRIILEDFEPDRAPVQLVHTARGQMPLKMRRFLDFAAPRLRQTLGRIEAAA from the coding sequence ATGGACCGGCTGGAAGCCATGTCGATGTTGCTGACCGTGGTGGAAAAGGGCAGCCTTTCCGCTGCCGGTCGCTCTCTCGGCGTCCCGGTGCCGACCCTCAGCCGCAAGATTTCCGACCTTGAGTCGTTTCTCGGAACCCGCCTGCTGATCCGCAGCACTCGCAAACTGACCCTGACCGATGCCGGTCTCGCCTATGTCGCGGCCTCCCGACGCATTCTCGAACAGGTCCAGGACGCAGAGCGCGAGGCCGCCGGGGAATATGTTGCGCCCAAGGGCGAACTGGTGCTCACCGCGCCAGTGCTTTTCGGGCGGCTGCATGTCCTGCCCATCGTCACCGATTTCCTAACTCAGTTTCCGCAGATCAATGTCCGGCTTCTATTCTCCGACCGGAATGCCCACCTCATCGAGGACCACATCGACATGGCCGTGCGGATCGGCCGGCTTCCTGACAGTTCCATGGTTGCGACCAATGTCGGGAGGATGCGGCTGGTCATCTGCGCGAGCCCCGATCTGCTGGCCGCGCACGGCACACCTCGCTCGCCCGAGGATCTGCGCCACCTTCCCTTTGTTGCCTTCGAAGGCCCCCTGTCCTCAACCGTCTGGCAACTCCGGGCGCCGGGCTCGAAGACCCCCGTCGACGTGCCGGTCCAGCCCCGTCTCTTGGTGACCACGGCCGAGGCGGCGGCGGAGGCCGCGATCCGCGCCATCGGTGTCACGCGCCTGCTGCACTATCAGGTCGCAGACGCAGTGGCGGATGGCAAACTCCGGATCATTCTGGAAGACTTCGAGCCGGATCGCGCGCCCGTGCAACTCGTCCACACGGCACGTGGCCAGATGCCCTTGAAGATGCGTCGCTTCCTCGACTTCGCCGCACCGCGTCTGCGACAAACGCTCGGCAGAATCGAGGCTGCCGCATAA
- a CDS encoding carboxymuconolactone decarboxylase family protein yields MSRLSIPSRDDAPEASKTTLDAVHKQLGTVPNLFRLIANSPAVLSGFTGFQGALAKTLDVRTRERIALAVAQVNGCDYCLSAHTYIGLNLVKISPEEIALNRRGASADAKANAAVGFAAKVAQERGHVDDADIAAVRAAGFTDAQIVEIVALVAENVFTNFLNEVAKTDIDFPVVLTREAA; encoded by the coding sequence ATGTCCCGTCTTTCCATTCCCTCCCGTGACGATGCACCCGAGGCCTCGAAGACCACGCTCGACGCAGTTCACAAGCAGCTTGGCACCGTGCCGAACCTGTTTCGCCTGATTGCCAACAGCCCCGCCGTGCTCTCCGGCTTCACCGGTTTTCAGGGCGCGCTGGCCAAGACCCTCGACGTCCGGACGCGCGAGCGCATCGCTCTTGCCGTTGCTCAGGTGAATGGCTGTGACTATTGCCTCTCGGCACACACCTACATCGGCCTCAACCTCGTCAAGATCAGCCCGGAGGAGATCGCGCTGAACCGTCGGGGCGCATCCGCCGACGCCAAGGCAAACGCCGCCGTGGGCTTTGCGGCCAAGGTCGCCCAGGAGCGCGGACATGTGGACGACGCGGATATCGCAGCCGTTCGTGCGGCCGGTTTCACCGATGCCCAGATCGTCGAGATCGTGGCGCTCGTCGCCGAAAACGTCTTCACCAACTTCCTCAACGAGGTCGCCAAGACCGACATTGATTTTCCGGTCGTGCTGACCCGCGAGGCTGCCTGA
- a CDS encoding pyridoxamine 5'-phosphate oxidase family protein: MAYGFLKIATTPSVRAVQAEMGVDRDWQSAGAGRDFDRFSDNEAAFIAERDSFYMATVSETGWPYVQHRGGPAGFLKVLDDRTLAFADYRGNRQYISTGNVAANDRACLFLMDYGRRARLKIYTHVEVIRPEADPQFAEKVVDVGYRAKVERIFRLTLEAFDWNCSQHITPRFSEAEVVEAVAPLRTRLSELEAENAALL; encoded by the coding sequence ATGGCCTATGGTTTTCTCAAGATCGCAACGACACCGAGCGTTCGCGCGGTGCAGGCCGAAATGGGCGTTGACCGCGACTGGCAGAGTGCCGGAGCGGGGCGGGACTTCGACCGGTTCAGCGACAACGAGGCGGCCTTCATCGCCGAGCGAGACAGCTTCTACATGGCCACGGTCTCGGAGACGGGATGGCCCTATGTGCAGCATCGCGGCGGCCCGGCGGGTTTCCTCAAGGTCCTCGACGACCGCACCCTGGCCTTCGCCGATTACCGCGGCAATCGGCAGTATATCAGCACCGGCAACGTCGCCGCCAACGATCGGGCCTGCCTCTTCCTGATGGACTACGGCCGACGGGCGAGGCTGAAGATCTACACGCACGTCGAGGTGATCCGGCCGGAGGCGGACCCGCAGTTTGCCGAAAAGGTCGTCGACGTGGGCTACCGGGCGAAGGTCGAACGCATTTTCCGGCTGACGCTCGAAGCCTTCGACTGGAACTGCTCGCAGCACATCACACCGCGATTCTCCGAGGCTGAAGTGGTTGAGGCGGTCGCGCCGCTTCGCACGCGCCTGTCCGAACTCGAAGCCGAGAACGCGGCCTTGCTGTAA
- a CDS encoding XRE family transcriptional regulator has translation MLDRLEVGSRLRQWRESRGWSRPDLAGKTGITVRTLQNQESGLVVPNAEHLLLLSELGCDPTWLVTGKEAQAAPIGPVAPIASEPAIVTLPHYVMALSAGKGIPEPDFPAREGIQLPEQWVRSVTGRNPRNLIVAHASGESMEPTIADGDLLIIDRTATKPLHGKIFALSVDGDLLVKRIARRLDGSIHMISDNPNKVAYPDEELADTMDLQIHVLGQVVWHGGALA, from the coding sequence ATGCTTGATCGATTGGAAGTGGGAAGCCGACTCCGGCAATGGCGCGAATCGCGTGGGTGGTCGCGTCCAGATTTGGCAGGCAAAACTGGGATCACTGTTCGCACACTGCAAAATCAGGAATCCGGGTTAGTGGTCCCCAATGCCGAACATCTTCTTTTGCTGTCAGAGCTTGGCTGCGACCCAACTTGGCTGGTGACTGGAAAGGAGGCCCAGGCCGCGCCAATCGGGCCGGTGGCGCCCATCGCAAGCGAGCCGGCGATTGTCACGCTACCGCACTATGTGATGGCGCTTTCGGCCGGAAAGGGAATTCCGGAGCCTGATTTTCCGGCTCGCGAAGGCATCCAGTTGCCGGAGCAGTGGGTCCGCTCGGTGACCGGCAGAAACCCGAGAAACCTGATTGTCGCTCACGCATCCGGGGAATCGATGGAGCCGACCATCGCCGACGGCGACCTTCTCATCATCGATAGAACTGCTACCAAGCCATTGCATGGAAAGATTTTTGCGCTATCCGTCGATGGCGACCTGCTCGTCAAGCGGATTGCGCGCCGTTTGGATGGGTCGATCCACATGATCTCCGACAACCCGAACAAGGTGGCCTATCCCGACGAGGAATTGGCGGATACGATGGACCTTCAAATTCACGTCCTCGGCCAGGTCGTCTGGCACGGCGGCGCTTTGGCCTGA
- a CDS encoding helix-turn-helix domain-containing protein, translating to MTDIFWSVNLLVMSNLPKTSDIPKRPAERRVWILFQLRLKGESFTSLARKIGCSQQAVTQVSGGKPSFEIEKAIAKELGVPHADLFPEHFDSAGERIPLLRTSQRKRSEIAKSRNVDFGEAC from the coding sequence TTGACCGACATATTTTGGTCTGTCAATTTGCTTGTCATGTCGAACCTACCCAAAACCTCTGACATCCCAAAAAGACCCGCCGAGCGGCGGGTGTGGATCCTCTTTCAGCTCAGGCTCAAGGGGGAGTCATTCACCTCCCTTGCGCGCAAGATCGGCTGCAGCCAGCAGGCCGTCACCCAGGTTTCCGGCGGAAAACCGTCATTCGAGATCGAAAAGGCGATCGCGAAGGAACTCGGCGTCCCGCACGCGGACCTTTTTCCCGAACACTTCGACAGTGCCGGCGAGCGCATTCCGCTTTTACGTACAAGCCAACGGAAGCGTAGCGAAATCGCGAAATCGCGCAATGTCGATTTTGGCGAGGCATGCTGA
- a CDS encoding Mu transposase C-terminal domain-containing protein, which translates to MERLTVVTIAKALSITPRAVHLRSNNEAWPYTETSVKGGRQRVYDPADLPAKVQDALRDHMLRTGSPSAETRPQLRGETAEATTDLAIAAGNVDAGDLKGWQREIMLARLALLREAERIAAAGGLFNAFTTLSRAASDGTLPPALMRAASAANAKKGEGRTLSVTSLRRWHAAFEAAGRKPLALAPDRSPAEKTLPPAWLPDFLEFYALPTKPTVAGAYQEALDKRPGLALPPLRTVQHHIKKLPALARNRGRMGPRALRQMKAFVRRDVSELWPTAVYVTDGHTHHAAVAHPLTGKPFRPEITATIDVVTRRITGWSVALSEATWGTIDALRHAFTTCGVPDIWYVDRGKGFNNDVIDDTLTGLLARFGVTKERSLPYRSQARGVIERFHRTWIEASRFSPTYQGWDMDPEARKRVDDQIKLEIAESGRSDILQGWDDFIVWCGEQVAKYNDRPHAALPKIVDAATGRRRHMSPDEVWRQWEAKGWSADREDGDDIELMFRPQERRKVNRCEIQLFTNRYFADCLEDFHELEVLVSYDIHDASKVWVFAPDGQFITEATYFGNSVSFFPVSKVEQDHERRVNERAKRVGKRMAAVEEERQKPVLEIVARRETPIVIEPESSRPTATLEVVASPNEPPVTAAKSADDRPERFKSDFEMAAWLWHHRDRMTAHDAGWLVDRLTDSPAFTIRLSMEGIDAAALKGAAKAFIAKQEVKNS; encoded by the coding sequence ATGGAAAGGCTGACCGTTGTGACCATTGCCAAAGCCCTCTCGATAACGCCGCGCGCCGTCCATCTGCGGTCGAATAACGAGGCTTGGCCCTATACAGAGACATCCGTCAAAGGTGGGCGTCAGCGGGTCTACGACCCTGCCGACCTGCCGGCGAAGGTGCAGGACGCGCTGCGCGACCACATGCTCAGGACGGGCAGCCCTTCCGCCGAGACACGGCCGCAGCTCCGCGGCGAGACGGCCGAGGCAACGACAGACCTAGCCATCGCGGCGGGCAACGTCGATGCGGGCGACCTCAAGGGCTGGCAACGCGAGATCATGCTGGCGCGGCTCGCCCTCCTGCGGGAGGCCGAGCGGATCGCGGCGGCAGGCGGGCTTTTCAACGCCTTCACAACCCTTTCAAGGGCCGCCTCGGATGGCACGCTGCCGCCAGCCCTGATGCGTGCCGCCTCGGCGGCCAATGCCAAGAAAGGCGAAGGCCGGACGCTCTCCGTCACATCCCTGCGGCGCTGGCACGCGGCCTTCGAAGCGGCCGGCCGCAAGCCGCTGGCGCTCGCGCCGGACCGTTCGCCAGCGGAGAAGACGTTGCCGCCGGCATGGCTGCCGGACTTCCTGGAGTTCTATGCCCTTCCTACCAAGCCAACGGTCGCGGGTGCGTACCAGGAGGCGCTCGACAAACGCCCCGGACTGGCATTGCCGCCGCTTCGCACGGTGCAGCACCACATCAAGAAGCTGCCGGCCCTAGCCCGCAATCGCGGTCGCATGGGACCGCGCGCCCTGCGGCAGATGAAGGCCTTCGTGCGCCGCGACGTCTCCGAGCTGTGGCCGACCGCCGTCTATGTCACGGACGGACACACCCACCACGCGGCCGTCGCGCATCCTCTGACCGGCAAACCGTTCCGCCCCGAGATCACGGCGACCATCGACGTCGTGACACGGCGGATCACCGGCTGGTCAGTCGCGCTTTCGGAGGCCACGTGGGGCACGATCGATGCCTTGCGCCATGCGTTCACGACCTGCGGCGTGCCCGACATCTGGTATGTCGACCGGGGCAAGGGCTTCAACAACGACGTGATCGACGACACGCTGACCGGGCTTCTGGCCCGCTTCGGAGTGACCAAGGAACGCTCGCTTCCGTACCGGTCGCAGGCGCGCGGTGTGATCGAGCGTTTTCACCGGACATGGATCGAGGCGAGCCGGTTTTCTCCCACGTATCAGGGTTGGGACATGGACCCGGAAGCCCGCAAGCGGGTCGACGACCAGATCAAGCTGGAGATTGCCGAGAGCGGCCGGTCGGACATCCTGCAGGGCTGGGACGACTTCATTGTGTGGTGCGGCGAACAAGTCGCCAAATACAACGACCGGCCTCATGCCGCCCTGCCAAAGATCGTCGACGCGGCGACCGGCCGCCGCCGTCACATGTCGCCCGACGAAGTCTGGCGCCAGTGGGAAGCAAAGGGATGGTCGGCGGACCGCGAGGACGGCGACGACATCGAGCTGATGTTTCGCCCCCAGGAGCGGCGCAAGGTCAACCGCTGCGAGATCCAGCTCTTCACGAACCGCTATTTCGCGGATTGCCTTGAGGACTTCCATGAACTGGAGGTGCTGGTCTCCTACGACATCCACGATGCCTCAAAGGTCTGGGTCTTCGCGCCCGACGGCCAGTTCATCACCGAAGCGACGTATTTCGGCAATTCGGTGAGCTTCTTCCCCGTTTCGAAGGTCGAGCAGGACCACGAGCGCCGCGTCAACGAGCGCGCCAAGAGGGTCGGCAAGCGCATGGCGGCGGTCGAGGAGGAGCGCCAGAAGCCGGTGCTGGAGATCGTCGCGCGGCGCGAGACACCCATCGTCATCGAGCCGGAGAGCTCGCGGCCGACGGCAACGCTGGAAGTGGTCGCATCGCCCAATGAGCCACCTGTGACCGCAGCGAAGTCCGCAGACGACCGCCCCGAGCGGTTCAAGAGCGACTTCGAGATGGCCGCGTGGCTCTGGCACCACCGCGACCGGATGACCGCCCATGACGCCGGCTGGCTGGTCGATCGGCTCACCGACAGTCCCGCCTTCACGATCCGCCTTTCGATGGAAGGCATCGATGCGGCCGCACTCAAGGGCGCCGCGAAGGCCTTCATCGCCAAGCAAGAGGTAAAAAACTCATGA
- a CDS encoding AAA family ATPase gives MRKDFVFVSNTQNFFDGVDRVEKRGAAEKILMVVDGQPGHGKTTTAEWYAAEHGLPFIRAKAEWTPHWMLQELLETLELVPERGFPKMYKQATVTLGARMSYARDNGHPFALIVDEVDHMVRSSKQLETLRDIGELIEMPIILIGMSKLWDGLNRLPQIRSRASAHVTFMPLSKDDTRSIVGKRCECEVADDLIDVLDAAAKGYPREVMDGIQAIERVGKRLGRPVTVSDMAGEILLTDRATGKAVMVKPS, from the coding sequence ATGAGGAAAGATTTCGTCTTCGTCAGCAACACCCAGAATTTTTTCGACGGCGTCGACCGGGTCGAGAAGCGGGGCGCGGCGGAAAAAATCCTGATGGTGGTCGACGGGCAGCCGGGCCACGGCAAGACCACGACGGCCGAATGGTACGCGGCCGAGCATGGCCTGCCCTTCATCCGCGCCAAGGCGGAATGGACGCCGCACTGGATGCTTCAGGAGCTTCTGGAAACGCTGGAACTGGTTCCAGAGCGCGGGTTTCCCAAAATGTACAAGCAGGCGACCGTGACGCTTGGCGCCCGCATGTCCTATGCCCGCGACAACGGCCATCCCTTCGCGCTGATCGTCGACGAAGTCGACCACATGGTGCGGTCGTCGAAGCAGCTCGAAACCCTGCGCGACATCGGCGAACTGATCGAAATGCCCATCATTCTGATCGGCATGTCGAAGCTCTGGGACGGCCTCAACCGCCTGCCGCAGATCCGGTCACGAGCCTCCGCGCACGTGACGTTCATGCCGCTCAGCAAGGACGATACGAGGTCGATCGTCGGCAAGCGCTGCGAATGCGAGGTCGCCGACGACCTCATCGATGTCCTGGACGCTGCGGCCAAGGGCTATCCGCGCGAGGTCATGGACGGCATCCAGGCGATCGAGCGGGTCGGCAAAAGGCTCGGCCGGCCGGTGACGGTGTCCGACATGGCAGGGGAAATACTGCTCACCGACCGGGCGACCGGCAAGGCCGTGATGGTGAAGCCATCATGA
- a CDS encoding type IV toxin-antitoxin system AbiEi family antitoxin domain-containing protein, with the protein MSGEGINQMAIANALSAGVCLTTEELARLTGLERKRVAMTCCRLVSRDWIDRLERGCFVLSEEGRRALANGEIIKTGPKGPLTQGIPRRPKRRTVRDKLWYAIRLKKKFTLGDLIELTGSSHANAARYVQALAGAGYLTTLRREAGFAPTSNGYCRWSLTDDPGSKTLVLRAKGRTIFDPNRNETRDVKLGGRVRWAP; encoded by the coding sequence ATGAGCGGCGAAGGCATCAACCAGATGGCAATCGCCAACGCTCTTTCGGCGGGTGTCTGCCTGACAACGGAAGAGCTTGCGCGGCTGACCGGGCTTGAGCGCAAGCGGGTCGCGATGACGTGCTGCAGGCTCGTTTCGCGCGACTGGATCGATCGGCTGGAGCGGGGCTGTTTCGTGCTCTCCGAAGAAGGCCGGCGGGCTCTTGCGAATGGCGAGATCATCAAGACAGGGCCGAAAGGACCGCTGACGCAGGGCATTCCGCGCCGCCCGAAGCGACGGACCGTGCGCGACAAGCTCTGGTACGCAATCCGGCTCAAGAAGAAGTTCACACTCGGCGACCTGATCGAACTCACCGGTTCCAGCCATGCCAATGCCGCCCGCTATGTGCAGGCGCTGGCCGGCGCTGGCTATCTCACCACGCTTCGCCGCGAGGCCGGCTTCGCACCGACATCCAACGGCTATTGCCGATGGTCCCTGACGGATGATCCGGGCTCAAAGACGCTCGTCCTGAGGGCGAAGGGGCGCACGATCTTCGATCCGAACCGCAACGAGACACGCGATGTCAAGCTCGGCGGGAGGGTGCGATGGGCGCCGTGA
- a CDS encoding transcriptional regulator → MGAVTLSGAAAAASDKDYVAIARSCWGDSLPDWIEALASECNRIGQRSAAEKIDYSGSAVSAVLRRKYQGNVAEVEARTRAALMRGTVLCPSLQRAISGAQCLANQALPFSTANPARARLFRDCRNGCLHSRIGGDA, encoded by the coding sequence ATGGGCGCCGTGACGCTTTCGGGCGCGGCCGCCGCCGCCAGCGACAAGGACTATGTCGCAATCGCCAGAAGTTGCTGGGGCGACAGCTTGCCTGACTGGATCGAAGCATTGGCGAGCGAATGCAACCGGATCGGCCAGAGGTCCGCCGCAGAAAAGATCGACTATTCGGGATCGGCCGTCAGCGCCGTGCTCAGGCGCAAATATCAGGGCAACGTCGCCGAGGTCGAGGCAAGGACACGCGCCGCGCTCATGCGCGGCACCGTTCTCTGCCCGTCGCTGCAAAGGGCGATCTCCGGTGCGCAGTGCCTCGCCAACCAGGCCTTGCCGTTCTCCACGGCGAACCCGGCGCGGGCCCGCCTGTTTCGAGATTGCAGGAACGGCTGCCTTCACTCGCGGATCGGGGGCGACGCATGA
- a CDS encoding helix-turn-helix domain-containing protein, protein MSAILNSIVAETAAEFGFPPEALLTPWKRSDVVRARHVGIYVARVCTRHSLWQIGEAFHRNHSTIGYGIAKIEEEMLGNAALAERVQRIMARVAPGMTLPAHEPADAADPIDQLVELLVPRLAEILIPLLTQENRTAQNDR, encoded by the coding sequence ATGAGCGCCATCCTCAATTCCATCGTGGCCGAGACGGCGGCGGAGTTCGGCTTCCCCCCGGAAGCCCTTCTCACGCCGTGGAAGCGGAGCGACGTGGTGCGCGCCCGGCATGTCGGGATCTACGTCGCCCGCGTCTGCACACGTCACAGCCTCTGGCAGATCGGCGAAGCCTTCCATCGCAACCATTCCACCATCGGCTACGGCATCGCGAAGATCGAGGAGGAGATGCTCGGCAATGCCGCGCTTGCCGAACGCGTGCAGCGGATCATGGCCCGTGTCGCGCCGGGCATGACGCTGCCGGCCCATGAACCCGCGGACGCCGCCGACCCGATTGATCAGCTCGTCGAGCTGCTCGTTCCGCGCCTTGCCGAAATCCTCATTCCCCTTTTGACGCAAGAGAACAGGACCGCACAAAATGACCGTTGA